A single genomic interval of Eleutherodactylus coqui strain aEleCoq1 chromosome 3, aEleCoq1.hap1, whole genome shotgun sequence harbors:
- the LOC136619926 gene encoding protein kinase C delta type-like, which produces MAPEVLLEEDYDTAVDWWSLGIVVSWMAAGQSPFYYGSIRRKVIKAITRKEPKFPPWLDADVKHLLERLLRKKPEERLGVYRNIRGHQFFDTIDWEVLELKRARPPFRPFREVLENRDLLWLEDKTPIHPIDGFSYTSPSWTRMMRRIRL; this is translated from the exons atggccccagaagtgcttcttgaagaagactacgacacagcagtcgactggtggagcctgggaattgtcgtatcctggatggcggcaggacagtcccctttctattacggctccatcaggagaaaggtcatcaaagccatcaccagaaaggagccaaaattcccaccttggcttgatgctgatgtgaagcatcttctggagagactgctacgtaagaagcctgaggagaggctgggtgtctacaggaacatccgaggtcaccagttcttcgacaccatagattgggaggtgctggaacttaaaagagcacggccaccattcagaccattcagggaagttttggagaatcgggacctgctgtggctggaggataagacacccattcacccgatagacggattctcgtacacttcaccaagttggacccg gatgatgagaagaatccgattgtga